One Nostocoides sp. HKS02 genomic window carries:
- a CDS encoding phosphotransferase family protein, with protein sequence MPPEVPGLPRESFTPWARDHLGGLGDDWRAEVISGGLSNITYRVVGESTTVIVRRPPLGKLLPSAHDMGREHRVLSALQDTEVPVPGVLAFTDDPAVVGAPFYVMAEVLGEVFREPSQTARLEVEQRRQLSEALVDVLAAIHAVDLDASGLRDFGKSEGYLERQVRRWGQQWAASRTRDLPAMDTLVAELDRQRPEGGDVTLVHGDYRLDNTLVSRPGGIPTVAAVVDWELSTLGDPLADLATWLTYYAGPGEDGSAVPVAAGLTAHDGFPTTDEIAQRYAAVTGRDVSGLDYYRAFTDFRLAVILEGVHARYLAGKSVGEGYDRVGPSVPLLVDRALSRLA encoded by the coding sequence ATGCCGCCCGAAGTCCCGGGGCTGCCGCGCGAATCCTTCACCCCGTGGGCTCGAGACCACCTCGGCGGTCTCGGCGACGACTGGCGAGCCGAGGTCATCTCGGGCGGCCTGTCCAACATCACCTACCGGGTGGTCGGCGAGTCGACCACCGTCATCGTGCGCCGGCCCCCGCTGGGCAAGCTGCTCCCGAGCGCGCACGACATGGGGCGCGAGCACCGGGTGCTGTCCGCCTTGCAGGACACCGAGGTGCCGGTGCCGGGGGTGCTCGCGTTCACCGACGACCCTGCCGTCGTCGGCGCCCCGTTCTACGTCATGGCCGAGGTCCTCGGCGAGGTGTTCCGTGAGCCATCACAGACGGCGCGCCTGGAGGTCGAGCAACGGCGCCAGCTGTCCGAGGCCCTCGTCGACGTCCTCGCGGCGATCCACGCGGTCGACCTCGACGCCAGCGGCCTGCGCGACTTCGGCAAGTCCGAGGGATACCTCGAGCGCCAGGTGCGCCGCTGGGGCCAGCAGTGGGCTGCCAGCCGGACGCGCGACCTCCCGGCCATGGACACCCTGGTCGCCGAGCTCGACCGCCAGCGCCCCGAGGGGGGTGACGTCACCCTCGTCCACGGTGACTACCGCCTCGACAACACGCTCGTGAGCCGGCCCGGCGGCATACCGACCGTGGCTGCCGTGGTCGACTGGGAGCTGAGCACGCTCGGCGACCCGCTCGCCGACCTGGCGACCTGGCTGACGTACTACGCGGGACCCGGCGAGGACGGCAGCGCGGTCCCGGTGGCGGCGGGCCTGACGGCCCACGACGGGTTCCCCACGACCGACGAGATCGCGCAGCGGTATGCCGCCGTGACCGGTCGCGACGTGAGCGGCCTCGACTACTACCGCGCCTTCACGGACTTCCGGCTGGCGGTCATCCTGGAGGGCGTCCACGCGCGCTACCTCGCCGGGAAGTCGGTGGGCGAGGGGTATGACCGGGTCGGGCCGTCGGTGCCCCTGCTCGTGGACCGCGCGCTGTCCCGCCTGGCCTAG
- a CDS encoding DUF1918 domain-containing protein, whose translation MKAKTGDRIILAGEQVDRPTRDGEVLEVRGEDGAPPYLVRWRDGHTGLIYPGPGSVLRVADTGAEVHAQPVGAGTEGVVRQWQIRVSIFEAGDDTTATVALVADPPGELTGRGATHRSVRDADDPRIGDEVAVARALRHLADDLLARATHDIEAATGEVDIVVRSR comes from the coding sequence ATGAAGGCGAAGACAGGTGATCGGATCATCCTCGCGGGTGAGCAGGTGGACCGGCCCACGCGCGACGGCGAGGTCCTCGAGGTCCGCGGCGAGGACGGCGCCCCGCCCTACCTCGTCCGCTGGCGCGACGGCCACACCGGGCTCATCTACCCGGGCCCCGGCTCCGTGCTCCGTGTGGCCGACACCGGCGCCGAGGTGCACGCCCAGCCGGTCGGCGCCGGCACGGAAGGCGTCGTGCGCCAGTGGCAGATCCGGGTCTCGATCTTCGAGGCTGGCGACGACACCACGGCGACCGTGGCCCTGGTCGCCGACCCACCCGGCGAACTGACCGGTCGCGGCGCCACCCATCGCAGCGTCAGGGACGCGGACGACCCGCGGATCGGCGACGAGGTGGCGGTGGCCCGCGCCCTGCGGCACCTGGCGGACGACCTCCTCGCCCGGGCCACCCACGACATCGAGGCTGCGACCGGCGAGGTGGACATCGTCGTCCGGTCCCGATGA
- a CDS encoding PxKF domain-containing protein, protein MYARSGQQVTFAVTTDTTTSCVVVTDAGGATIATDKSGATAVNFAITAGVGDGTKTLTFTAYKNVNNGNGTCSGTNTARTASYVLDNTGPVVTPVLTPAPVGTWSTQNTTVTWTAADPNVDAATPGSGVLAQSTVSTLYQLDGSYTLTAPAPPNAVTDRVGNAGSGGGTLNLDKSAPTITAVRTPAANGFGWNNSPVTVTFTCADNPAGGGSGIPTNSCPGASVVGSATDSSKDVTNATVTGSVSDAAGNGPSTATVSGINVDTVKPLLSGSATTPPNASGWYNSNVTVHWTASDARSGPDPATVPANSTIASEGSALTTSASVSDKAGNTTSATSAPVNIDKTPPVTGISGVSNAWTNGDVTVTLSPTDALSHVASTTYSIDGGSSRPGTSFTLTTDGDHTITFSSTDLAGNVEATRTAHVKIDKSAPTISHSFVPTYNDSTWTNATSVTVNFSCADAVSGVASCSPPVAVTAEGAGQQVVGVAQDLAGNTANNTATVSIDRSPPVVGATADRAPNGNSWYNANVSVSFTCADQPALSGVKSCPATQTFGQGGAQTATGTATDNAGNTATATVTGINVDTTAPVVTGAAHTAPNGAGWYNHSVVVDWSCSDPLSGLDGSCPAASTVTGEGTNRGATATVTDKAGNQGSGSVNGLQIDTTPPVTNASVPTPLSTGWYASSALVTLAASDNLSGPATTWYSVDGAAPVTYAGAFDFSAPGVHTITFWTRDVAGNLEDVTAPGHAITLKIDNIKPTITGTASPQPDPATGWNTSDVSVAFACADAESDVASCTGATTLTKDGDNQYVTGKATDEGGNTETTTVGPIRLDETAPVVKGEPTTSPNLLGWYNHDVRVHWSATDATSGVDTTTVPSDTIVTSEGPALTAGPVTVKDLAGNAGTGSVTGLKIDHTPPTITGQTDTVPTTIGGWYNGNVTVDWACADTGSGIADGACPAPSTITGEGQNLSVGASVSDLADNVGTTTVGGVNIDRTPPITHIDAPSSWVNTAATVTLTPTDNLSGPAATHYRINGGSEQTGTSVKFSTEGVYELTVWSVDRAGNSETPQTATVRIDMTAPSITHTLNPAANTAGWNHTSVTITFTCSDGGGSGLLSCPDPVLVTGEGKAQPFPGTASDNAGNTTTDPATVSVDVTPPTIRGTPDGPPNDNGWYNAPVRVTFSCDDQALLSGVKDCNGPVTVTEGANGSATGHATDAAGNSAATTVSGLNIDETPPTIEGEVATAPDSGLWHRGPVTVHWTCADQVGLSGLDGPCPADSTVTQEGANVSVSAQVWDKAGNPGTATVDGIHIDRTAPVTTAALRTPDSSTGWYGSAPTVTLTVNENGSGLAGTHYRIDGGAVQDYTGPFAEGLEGVHTVAFWSTDVAGNVEDAAGVNNTVTIRVDTTSPAITGSRSPAATSGIWNNTPVVVSFSCNDQDGSGLASCTDPVTLATEGQDQSVTGTAVDNVGHSGSATVGGISIDTTAPSLTGKVLTAHSVGDWYNTPVTVEWACSDGLSGIPAGTCPSPSTVGQGGNQSASATVADAAGNVTPATVGGLQIDTTPPVTSVSAPSGWVSGTVSLDVGASDNLSGVRATYYTVNGGDPQSDGVIKLIADGTYHLSFWSVDNAGNEGVHGTATVQIDKTAPTISHTITPEPNTDLWNRSDASVQFVCDDATSGVATCVGDRVVTTEGAGQAVVGTATDNAGNHSSDTATVNLDKTKPTIVGSVDRKPNGAGWYNLPVVVSFACDDNLSGPVGCPGAATVGQGAGQSVPGSVADKAGNTQGTTVSGLNVDLTQPSLNGTISTTPGAHGYYTTDVTVHWTCADQVGLSGIDGACPVDTVLTQEGSGQSATATVTDRAGNRTTTTVTDIAIDKTPPATTASAPDSTYATGWYAASVPVTLAATDSGSGVDVTYYSIDGGGANPYAAPFLVGKGVHTVTYWSRDRAGNVEDKTASGHSLTVKVDNLLPTITGTATPGPNASGWNNQPVTVHFSCADAETSVAGCTGDTTLSSETAATTVTGTATDAAGNVATASVGPVKVDLTKPTFAPYVGTTSFTLGQPMTAPTCGGRAADVLSGLASCQLMSTAGSGVTNASGVGDFTYTFTAWDKAGNSATQVVTFHVGYAWSGFLQPVTNTAHDLTTASTFKAGSTVPMKFVLRDSTGAVRQSSATPVWLAPVDLGTTATGTGVSGTDSGTVGGSYKQDSSSGQYIYTWQTPKAGTGHYYRVGVQLDSGDTYTTLIKLS, encoded by the coding sequence GTGTACGCCAGGTCGGGACAGCAGGTTACCTTCGCGGTCACCACGGACACGACGACGTCGTGCGTCGTCGTCACCGACGCCGGGGGCGCGACGATCGCGACCGACAAGTCCGGCGCGACGGCTGTCAACTTCGCGATCACCGCCGGTGTCGGCGACGGAACCAAGACCCTCACGTTCACGGCATACAAGAACGTCAACAATGGCAATGGGACCTGCTCGGGCACCAACACGGCACGCACCGCGAGCTATGTCCTGGACAACACGGGACCGGTCGTGACGCCCGTGCTCACGCCCGCACCAGTCGGCACGTGGAGCACCCAGAACACGACGGTCACATGGACCGCAGCCGACCCGAACGTCGACGCCGCCACACCAGGTTCGGGTGTCCTCGCGCAGTCGACCGTGTCGACGCTCTACCAGCTGGACGGCAGCTACACGCTCACGGCTCCGGCTCCACCAAACGCTGTCACTGACCGCGTCGGCAACGCGGGTAGCGGTGGCGGCACGCTGAACCTGGACAAGTCCGCGCCCACGATCACGGCTGTACGGACTCCCGCCGCCAACGGCTTCGGCTGGAACAACTCGCCCGTCACGGTGACCTTCACCTGCGCGGACAACCCGGCGGGCGGCGGGTCAGGTATCCCGACGAACAGCTGCCCCGGCGCCAGCGTCGTGGGCAGCGCCACGGACTCCTCCAAGGACGTCACGAACGCCACGGTGACGGGAAGCGTCTCCGACGCTGCGGGCAACGGGCCGTCCACCGCGACGGTCTCGGGGATCAACGTCGACACGGTCAAGCCCCTCCTCAGCGGATCCGCAACGACCCCGCCCAACGCCAGCGGTTGGTACAACAGCAACGTCACCGTGCACTGGACCGCCTCCGACGCGCGGTCCGGCCCCGACCCCGCAACCGTGCCGGCCAACTCGACGATCGCGAGCGAGGGCTCCGCGCTGACGACCAGCGCCTCGGTGAGCGACAAGGCGGGGAACACCACCTCGGCCACGAGCGCGCCCGTCAACATCGACAAGACGCCACCGGTGACCGGGATCAGCGGGGTGTCGAACGCGTGGACCAACGGCGACGTCACCGTGACGCTGAGCCCGACTGACGCCCTGTCGCATGTCGCCTCGACGACGTACAGCATCGACGGCGGCTCGTCGCGGCCTGGGACCTCGTTCACACTCACGACCGACGGTGACCACACGATCACGTTCAGCAGCACGGACCTCGCGGGCAACGTCGAGGCCACCAGGACTGCTCACGTCAAGATCGACAAGAGTGCCCCCACGATCTCGCACTCGTTCGTCCCGACCTACAACGACAGCACCTGGACGAATGCCACCTCGGTGACCGTGAACTTCAGCTGCGCCGACGCAGTGTCGGGCGTCGCGAGCTGCTCGCCCCCCGTGGCTGTCACCGCCGAGGGCGCCGGTCAGCAGGTCGTGGGCGTCGCCCAGGACCTCGCCGGAAACACCGCGAACAACACCGCCACCGTGAGCATCGACCGGTCGCCGCCGGTGGTCGGGGCGACCGCGGACCGTGCTCCGAACGGCAACAGCTGGTACAACGCCAACGTCTCGGTGAGCTTCACCTGCGCTGACCAGCCCGCCCTCTCCGGTGTCAAGTCCTGCCCGGCCACCCAGACCTTCGGCCAGGGCGGCGCCCAGACCGCCACGGGTACGGCGACCGACAACGCCGGCAACACCGCCACGGCCACCGTGACCGGCATCAATGTCGACACGACCGCTCCGGTGGTCACCGGCGCCGCGCACACCGCGCCCAACGGGGCCGGGTGGTACAACCACTCGGTTGTCGTCGACTGGTCCTGCTCGGACCCGCTCTCGGGCCTGGACGGGTCCTGCCCGGCCGCGTCGACGGTGACCGGCGAGGGCACGAACCGCGGTGCCACGGCGACCGTCACGGACAAGGCTGGCAACCAGGGCAGCGGATCCGTGAACGGCCTCCAGATCGACACCACCCCCCCGGTGACCAACGCCTCCGTGCCCACCCCGCTCAGCACCGGCTGGTACGCCAGCTCGGCGCTGGTCACCCTGGCCGCTTCGGACAACCTCTCGGGGCCGGCCACCACGTGGTACTCGGTCGACGGTGCTGCCCCGGTGACGTATGCCGGTGCGTTCGACTTCTCCGCGCCCGGTGTGCACACCATCACGTTCTGGACCCGCGACGTCGCGGGCAACCTGGAGGACGTCACGGCGCCAGGCCACGCGATCACGCTGAAGATCGACAACATCAAGCCGACGATCACGGGCACCGCGTCGCCGCAGCCCGACCCGGCAACGGGGTGGAACACCAGTGACGTCAGCGTCGCCTTCGCCTGCGCCGATGCCGAGAGCGACGTCGCCAGCTGCACCGGCGCCACGACCCTGACCAAGGACGGCGACAACCAGTACGTCACGGGCAAGGCGACGGACGAGGGCGGCAACACCGAGACGACGACCGTCGGACCGATCCGGCTGGACGAGACGGCACCCGTGGTCAAGGGCGAACCGACGACCTCTCCGAACCTCCTGGGGTGGTACAACCACGACGTCCGGGTGCACTGGAGCGCCACCGATGCGACCTCGGGCGTCGACACGACGACCGTTCCCTCGGACACCATCGTCACGTCAGAGGGTCCGGCCCTGACGGCCGGCCCGGTCACGGTCAAGGACCTCGCTGGCAACGCCGGCACCGGCAGCGTCACGGGTCTGAAGATCGACCACACCCCGCCCACGATCACGGGCCAGACCGACACCGTTCCGACCACCATCGGTGGCTGGTACAACGGCAACGTCACCGTCGACTGGGCCTGCGCCGACACCGGTTCCGGCATCGCCGACGGCGCCTGCCCTGCTCCGAGCACCATCACCGGAGAGGGGCAGAACCTGTCGGTGGGGGCCAGCGTGAGCGACCTCGCGGACAACGTCGGCACGACCACCGTGGGCGGCGTCAACATCGACCGTACGCCGCCGATCACGCACATCGACGCACCGTCGTCCTGGGTCAACACCGCCGCGACGGTCACCCTCACGCCGACCGACAACCTGTCCGGGCCGGCGGCCACCCACTACCGGATCAATGGCGGTTCGGAGCAGACCGGCACCAGCGTGAAATTCTCGACGGAGGGCGTGTACGAGCTCACGGTCTGGAGCGTGGACCGCGCGGGGAACAGCGAGACGCCCCAGACAGCCACGGTCCGCATCGACATGACGGCACCGTCCATCACGCACACCTTGAACCCCGCTGCCAACACCGCCGGCTGGAACCACACCAGCGTCACGATCACGTTCACGTGCTCGGATGGCGGCGGATCCGGCCTGCTTTCGTGCCCCGATCCTGTGCTCGTGACGGGCGAGGGCAAGGCCCAGCCGTTCCCCGGCACCGCTTCCGACAACGCGGGGAACACCACGACCGACCCGGCGACGGTGAGTGTCGACGTGACACCCCCGACGATCAGGGGCACTCCCGACGGGCCGCCGAACGACAACGGCTGGTACAACGCCCCGGTCAGGGTCACCTTCAGCTGCGACGACCAGGCGCTGCTGTCCGGCGTGAAGGACTGCAACGGTCCTGTCACGGTGACCGAGGGCGCCAACGGTTCCGCCACGGGCCACGCCACCGACGCGGCCGGCAACTCTGCCGCGACGACGGTGAGTGGACTGAACATCGACGAGACGCCGCCGACGATCGAGGGCGAGGTCGCCACGGCGCCCGACTCGGGGCTCTGGCACCGCGGCCCCGTGACCGTGCACTGGACGTGCGCCGACCAGGTGGGGCTCTCGGGCCTCGACGGTCCGTGCCCCGCGGACAGCACCGTGACCCAGGAGGGCGCGAACGTCTCCGTCTCGGCACAGGTGTGGGACAAGGCGGGGAACCCTGGCACCGCCACGGTCGACGGCATCCACATCGACCGCACCGCCCCGGTGACCACCGCGGCCCTGCGGACGCCTGACAGCAGCACCGGCTGGTACGGAAGCGCTCCGACCGTGACCCTCACGGTCAACGAGAACGGCTCCGGGCTCGCGGGCACGCACTACCGCATCGACGGTGGCGCCGTGCAGGACTACACCGGACCCTTCGCCGAGGGCTTGGAGGGCGTCCACACCGTGGCCTTCTGGAGCACCGACGTCGCAGGCAATGTCGAGGATGCCGCGGGTGTGAACAACACCGTGACCATCCGGGTCGACACCACCAGCCCCGCCATCACCGGGTCGCGCAGCCCCGCGGCCACCTCGGGCATCTGGAACAACACGCCGGTCGTCGTCTCGTTCAGCTGCAACGACCAGGACGGCTCGGGGTTGGCCAGCTGCACCGATCCGGTCACCCTGGCCACGGAAGGCCAGGACCAGAGCGTGACGGGTACCGCGGTCGACAACGTGGGTCACAGCGGCTCGGCGACGGTGGGTGGCATCAGCATCGACACCACCGCTCCGTCCCTCACGGGCAAGGTGCTCACGGCGCACAGCGTCGGCGACTGGTACAACACGCCTGTCACCGTGGAATGGGCCTGCAGCGACGGGCTTTCCGGGATCCCTGCCGGCACCTGCCCGTCGCCGAGCACCGTCGGCCAGGGCGGCAACCAGTCGGCCTCGGCCACCGTGGCCGACGCGGCCGGCAACGTCACCCCGGCGACTGTCGGCGGCCTGCAGATCGACACCACGCCCCCGGTGACCAGCGTCAGCGCGCCCTCGGGCTGGGTGTCGGGCACCGTCTCGCTCGACGTGGGCGCCTCGGACAACCTCTCCGGGGTCCGGGCCACCTACTACACCGTGAACGGCGGTGACCCGCAGAGCGACGGCGTCATCAAGCTCATCGCGGACGGCACGTACCACCTGTCGTTCTGGAGCGTCGACAACGCGGGCAACGAGGGTGTGCACGGCACGGCTACGGTGCAGATCGACAAGACCGCGCCGACCATCAGCCACACCATCACGCCCGAGCCCAACACCGACCTGTGGAACCGCTCGGACGCCTCGGTCCAGTTCGTCTGCGACGACGCCACCTCCGGTGTCGCGACCTGCGTGGGTGACCGGGTGGTCACCACCGAGGGCGCCGGACAGGCGGTCGTCGGCACGGCGACTGACAACGCGGGCAACCACAGCTCCGACACCGCCACGGTGAACCTGGACAAGACCAAGCCCACCATCGTCGGATCGGTCGACCGCAAGCCCAACGGTGCCGGCTGGTACAACCTGCCGGTCGTCGTGAGCTTCGCCTGCGATGACAACCTGTCGGGTCCGGTGGGATGCCCGGGAGCGGCCACGGTCGGTCAGGGTGCGGGCCAGTCCGTCCCAGGGTCGGTCGCCGACAAGGCGGGCAACACCCAGGGCACCACGGTCAGCGGCCTCAACGTGGACCTCACGCAGCCGTCGCTGAACGGGACCATCTCCACGACCCCGGGTGCGCACGGCTACTACACGACCGATGTCACGGTGCACTGGACCTGCGCCGACCAGGTCGGGCTGTCCGGCATCGACGGCGCCTGCCCGGTCGACACCGTGCTCACCCAGGAGGGCAGCGGCCAGTCCGCGACGGCGACCGTGACGGATCGCGCTGGCAACAGGACGACCACCACCGTCACGGACATCGCCATCGACAAGACACCGCCCGCGACGACGGCCAGTGCACCGGACTCGACCTACGCCACCGGCTGGTATGCCGCGTCAGTGCCGGTCACGCTCGCGGCCACCGACTCCGGGTCGGGAGTTGACGTCACCTACTACTCCATCGACGGAGGCGGGGCCAATCCATACGCAGCGCCGTTCTTGGTGGGCAAGGGCGTGCACACGGTGACGTACTGGAGCCGTGACCGGGCCGGCAACGTCGAGGACAAGACCGCGTCGGGCCACTCGCTGACGGTCAAGGTGGACAACCTCCTGCCGACGATCACGGGCACCGCCACACCGGGTCCGAATGCGTCCGGGTGGAACAACCAACCGGTGACGGTCCACTTCAGCTGCGCCGACGCCGAGACGTCCGTGGCCGGTTGCACCGGCGACACGACGTTGTCGAGCGAGACCGCCGCGACCACGGTGACGGGCACCGCCACCGATGCGGCGGGCAACGTCGCGACCGCGAGCGTGGGCCCGGTGAAGGTCGACCTGACCAAGCCGACCTTCGCGCCGTACGTCGGGACGACGTCCTTCACCCTCGGCCAGCCGATGACGGCACCGACGTGTGGGGGCCGAGCCGCCGACGTTCTCTCGGGACTCGCGAGCTGCCAGCTCATGTCGACTGCGGGGAGCGGCGTCACCAATGCCAGTGGTGTGGGCGACTTCACCTACACCTTCACCGCGTGGGACAAGGCCGGGAACTCGGCCACCCAGGTCGTCACGTTCCACGTCGGCTACGCGTGGTCCGGATTCCTGCAACCCGTCACGAACACCGCGCACGACCTCACGACGGCGAGCACCTTCAAGGCTGGGAGCACCGTGCCCATGAAGTTCGTCCTGCGGGACAGCACCGGGGCGGTGCGGCAGTCGTCCGCGACCCCGGTCTGGCTGGCACCAGTCGACCTCGGCACGACGGCGACAGGCACCGGGGTCTCGGGGACCGACAGCGGAACCGTCGGTGGCTCGTACAAGCAGGACTCGTCGTCCGGGCAGTACATCTACACGTGGCAGACGCCGAAGGCCGGGACGGGCCACTACTACCGGGTGGGTGTCCAGCTCGACAGCGGTGACACCTACACGACGCTGATCAAGCTGAGCTGA
- a CDS encoding acyl-CoA dehydrogenase family protein yields the protein MAFDFSLSPAVEDQRQRIADFVAREVIPREQTVFRDGLTDTLRRELQGLAKAAGVFAPQAPREWGGGGYRFDEAAVFLEEAGYSLLGPLALNCAAPDEGNIHLIHLTGTPDQQERWLRPLVAGEVRSCFSMTEPPPGAGSDPSALRTRARRTAGGWVLNGEKWLITGADGAAFSIVMALNEGDDAPAGATMFLVDAQNPGFVVGEHLNTIDATGIGGHCRVTLRDCFVPDADVLGEPGRGFQSAQVRLAPARLTHCMRWLGAARRAHDIALERAVERELFGSKLADLGMAQALIAENEIDLDAARSVIWHASWAIAEGSRSSEESSRAKVFASEAVCRVVDRSVQLAGGMGTSEELVLGRIYRDIRSFRIYDGATEVHKMSIARRAAKRAAERIAAREVKE from the coding sequence GTGGCCTTTGACTTCAGCCTGAGCCCAGCCGTCGAGGATCAGCGCCAGCGGATCGCGGATTTCGTTGCACGAGAAGTGATCCCGCGCGAGCAGACCGTGTTTCGCGACGGCCTGACCGACACTCTGCGCCGTGAGCTGCAGGGCCTGGCCAAGGCTGCGGGCGTCTTCGCCCCGCAGGCCCCCCGCGAGTGGGGCGGCGGCGGCTACCGCTTCGACGAGGCGGCCGTGTTCCTCGAGGAAGCCGGCTACTCGTTGCTCGGTCCCCTCGCGCTCAACTGCGCGGCGCCGGACGAGGGCAACATCCACCTCATCCACCTCACCGGGACCCCTGACCAGCAGGAGCGGTGGCTGCGTCCACTCGTCGCCGGTGAGGTGCGTTCCTGCTTCTCCATGACCGAGCCGCCACCGGGGGCCGGATCGGACCCCTCGGCCCTGCGCACCCGAGCTCGACGCACCGCCGGCGGCTGGGTGCTCAACGGCGAGAAGTGGCTCATCACGGGCGCCGACGGTGCGGCCTTCTCGATCGTCATGGCGCTGAACGAGGGGGACGACGCGCCGGCGGGGGCCACCATGTTCCTCGTCGACGCGCAGAACCCGGGCTTCGTCGTCGGCGAGCACCTCAACACCATCGACGCGACCGGCATCGGCGGGCACTGCCGCGTCACCCTGCGCGACTGCTTCGTCCCCGACGCCGACGTCCTCGGCGAGCCGGGTCGCGGCTTCCAGAGCGCCCAGGTCCGCCTCGCTCCCGCGCGCCTGACCCACTGCATGCGCTGGCTCGGTGCCGCCCGCCGCGCCCATGACATCGCGCTGGAACGCGCGGTCGAGCGCGAACTCTTCGGGTCGAAGCTCGCCGACCTCGGCATGGCGCAGGCCCTGATCGCCGAGAACGAGATCGACCTTGACGCCGCGCGGTCCGTGATCTGGCACGCGTCCTGGGCGATCGCGGAGGGCAGCCGGAGCAGCGAAGAGTCCTCTCGCGCCAAGGTTTTCGCCAGCGAGGCCGTATGCCGTGTCGTCGACCGGTCGGTGCAGCTCGCGGGTGGCATGGGCACCTCGGAGGAGCTCGTGCTGGGTCGCATCTACCGCGACATCCGGTCCTTCCGCATCTACGACGGCGCCACCGAGGTGCACAAGATGTCCATCGCCCGGCGGGCAGCCAAGCGCGCCGCTGAGCGCATCGCGGCCCGCGAGGTCAAGGAATGA
- a CDS encoding cold-shock protein has translation MAQGTVKWFNAEKGFGFIAQDGGGPDVFVHYSAIDSSGYRSLDEAQRVEFEVTQGPKGPQADAVRPI, from the coding sequence ATGGCACAGGGAACCGTTAAGTGGTTCAACGCTGAAAAGGGCTTCGGCTTCATCGCCCAGGACGGCGGCGGCCCGGACGTGTTCGTCCACTACTCGGCGATCGACTCCTCGGGCTACCGCTCGCTGGACGAGGCGCAGCGGGTCGAGTTCGAGGTCACCCAGGGTCCCAAGGGCCCCCAGGCTGACGCCGTTCGCCCGATCTGA
- the folP gene encoding dihydropteroate synthase, with the protein MPLPEPAPLDLPRTPALRLRGQTFDAGSPAVMGIINRTPDSFFAGNRHADFDSAKRALDAAVEAGADIVDVGGVRAGQEGERVSAQEEIDRVVPFLEHARATHPGLVLSLDTWRSEVALAAAEYGLDLVNDTWQGHDPELVHVAARIGAGVVCSHTGGLPPRTDPVKVSYGADPRDVVRDVLRTLADGARAAEQAGIPADHILIDPTLDFGKTTAHSLEVLRHTGDVAALGFPVLQALSRKDFVGESLGLEPDDRLEGTLAATAVAAWLGATVFRAHDVRATRRVIDMVAVIRGDRMPVRAVRGV; encoded by the coding sequence GTGCCCCTGCCAGAGCCAGCGCCCCTCGACCTGCCGCGCACGCCCGCACTGCGACTGCGGGGGCAGACCTTCGACGCGGGTAGTCCTGCCGTGATGGGCATCATCAACCGGACACCTGACTCCTTCTTCGCGGGAAACCGCCACGCCGACTTCGACTCCGCGAAGCGTGCTCTCGACGCCGCGGTCGAGGCCGGAGCCGACATCGTCGACGTGGGCGGCGTGCGCGCCGGTCAGGAGGGCGAGCGGGTGTCGGCGCAGGAGGAGATCGACCGGGTCGTGCCGTTCCTGGAGCACGCCCGCGCGACCCATCCGGGCCTCGTGCTGAGTCTGGACACCTGGCGTTCCGAGGTGGCCCTAGCGGCCGCCGAGTACGGGCTCGATCTCGTCAACGACACCTGGCAGGGCCACGACCCGGAGCTCGTGCACGTGGCCGCACGCATCGGGGCCGGCGTCGTCTGCTCGCACACGGGCGGCCTCCCGCCACGCACGGACCCGGTCAAGGTGAGCTACGGCGCTGACCCGCGCGACGTCGTGCGTGACGTGCTGCGCACCCTCGCCGATGGGGCGCGCGCGGCCGAGCAGGCCGGCATACCGGCGGACCACATCCTCATCGACCCGACCCTGGACTTCGGCAAGACGACGGCGCACTCGCTCGAGGTGTTGCGGCACACCGGCGACGTCGCCGCATTGGGCTTTCCGGTGCTCCAGGCGTTGTCCCGCAAGGACTTTGTCGGCGAGTCGCTCGGGCTCGAACCGGACGACAGGCTCGAGGGTACGCTCGCGGCCACCGCCGTCGCGGCCTGGCTCGGCGCCACGGTGTTCCGTGCGCACGACGTGCGCGCCACGAGACGCGTCATCGACATGGTGGCCGTGATCCGTGGCGACCGTATGCCGGTGCGTGCGGTGCGCGGGGTCTAA